The genomic window caccaccaccaccttgacctaaccatcccccctccccccccaagtCCAGTCCTATCAACCTCaaccatcccaccatcccatTCCATTGgctcccaccctcctctctcgaagaaaaaaaagggctgGATCAAAATGACGAACAGATTCTGAGACAAGGGTTCATCCTCGACCGTTCGCACCATCCACTCGcttccctctctccctctcccacgctTTTGGGTTACACCACCCTCGCAGCCAATCACCTCCCCAAGAAGTGTGTGCTCAGGCGCCAAAAAGCGTTGAAACGAAACAGAGCTCGCGTTTGAGAGGCTGCCCCTTTGCTACCCCTGATGTGGCTCTGATTGGTTGCTTCAGAATTGGGCTTGGCGATGGTAGGTTGTGCGATGGTACACAATGATTGGAGTGGTGCTCGGACCATCAAGGGGTTGGATATCTGTGCCACCGCTCATGATAGTACCCCTGAGCCAAGGACGATGTTGAGTGAAAGGCAGGTGAGCTTCTTTTGTAGGTGTGacttgtgttgttgttgtattATCGTATTTTCTCTCTAAACACCAGCGTTGTAGCCCAGCCTGGCCTTGTAAATCTGTATTGTGTATCTCAACATTCATCGTTGAGATGCCATCGCTCTTGTGATGCCATATGTTATACACCCGAATCCATATCAGATCCAAACCCTGTGAACTCCCTATACCCATGCTCCATACCCCATATCCCAAACATGAACGCTCAACAATATCATAGTATACAATCCCGCTCCCATAGATGAAATCACGACCTCTTCtgccccatctcctcccccgcaaaatcatcccactcctcccccaactcccccagcccaccaccaccactcacccGTCTCCCAACCCAAATCCCCCCAGCCGTCAACCCGCTCGCAACCaaaaaccacccctcaaacCACCGATCCACAAACGCCGGCTCCAGCGCGCTCTCCAACGCATCCCCCACCGACCTGCCCACCTCCTTCGGCAAACTactcctcagcaacaacgCCGCCGAAATCACATACGTCGCCGCGATCTGCCCTATCAGCAGCGCCAAGTTCGCTTGGGCTTGATACAGCACCCCCGGCATCCACTTCGTAAACAACCTAAACGTCTGCAGGACTGAATTCGCGCTCGCCGCCAGTATGACACCCGACAACAAAAAAGAGATCTGACGCGCCCAGGCGAGTTGATCCAGTTTCGGGTCCCAATGTTTTGCCAGCAGGCCCAGAAACCGGGAAATCGGGTCCGACGACGAGAAAGAAGGCGAGTAAAGCGACGACGGGTAAGAACTCAGGTTCCGTTTGAGCGTGGTAAGAACCGTAGCAAGAATGCGATACACACAATACCCCGCAAAAACATACTGCGGCAccgccaacaccctccccaccaccgttcCATCCCTCGCGTGAGCCTTCTGCCGTGCCTTCAGCTGCGCCAAACTCCCCGCCAGATTCGCCTCCATAGTCTCCAGACCCGAGATTTCCATTTGTAGGGCTTTAATCTCTGCTTGTTCAGCACTCGTCCCCATTCCCCCAGTCACAGCCTTGATCCCGCCCAAGACCTTCCCCATGATGCCATTTGATCcctggtgatgttgttgctgcccccctcccaccccctccgccatctgCGCCTTCCGCTGCAGACTCCTCAACCGATGTTTCTTCGTAACGAGCAACTCACTCGTCGCATCCAAACCAGCTTGCTTCCTTGCAATATCCGTATCCGTAATCGGCCGCCGTTTATACGCCCGGTTATCACTAAAGATATGCCACGGGCTGCTCACGCTCGCAAACCCCGACAACAGCGCCATGCTCAATATACCAATAACCCCTATCCTTTCCAAACACGCCCTCGAtagtccaccaccactctccccccctcctggcatcccaccatcaaccctgGTCCTCTGAACCACACCCGTAATCcgccccatccacccccgaGCATCCCCAGCATCCCCATGCCCCCCACAAcccttcccaaccaccaaaacaaaccaaccacccccaaaacccccatctGCAACCCCCAAGCAACCCTActccttttcccctcccatccctccccaaccgcaaccccaaaccccccaacaacagatTGCACCTCCAGAAATGGTATAacccccaccagcaaaacCAACAAAGTCGGAACAGTaaccctcaaccccaccgTCCTCGCCGTTGGTATCGCCTCTGCCACCTCAGCTAGTATCAGTTCCGCCAGCACCGCGCTCAACCCTAGTGTCCCAGCAAAAGTGTAGGCGGCGATTTTCCGCCGGGGCGACTTGCTCGCGTGCTCCTCGTGCGCTTGACGTAGCGACAAGGGCGCAGACGCAGGAAGGAAGTGGTCTTCCCCGTCGGAGATGCCtgatgaggctgaggaggagacgcGAGActggagggaggcgaggtgggGGAAGATTTTGGttagggagatggagaagacgaggaggaaggtgaggaggaagggggttagggcgaggagggtggggatgctgaaggtggaggggaggcaggaggtggaggtggaggtgcaggtggtgtcggagtcggagtcggGGGGCATTCTTACTCTGGTGGTGACGGTCGCGAGGATGAAATAGAAGGTCGGTTTGCGTTGAAAagttttggttgttgtttaAGGGTATGTTTAATCGCCTGCTGCGGCACTCTCGGATTTGGCTTTCGGATTCGGTGGGCCAGGCAGGCAGGCCTTGTCTGTTCGATCGtcgtggccgtggtgatAATCAATCAACCAATCCGTCTATCCCAATTATCCGCTCGTGATCGTGTGTCGTGTTTGCACTTGCGACTACCTCTGCGCTGCTACTACTCCTGGTGCTCGGGCTGGCGGCGctggtggtagtggtggtttGCGACAAGACACAAATGACCAGAGCATTATACCATATCCCTTTCTACTTCCGAAATTTATGTGTCAACTCAAACCCTTACTGGTGTGTCGTtgggcaaaaaaaaaaaaaatccaaaaaaaaaaaaaaggatcGGAATTCTGGTACACACTCCTTGTACATAAAAGCTGAAGCTCGTttgtgtcgtcgtcggcggaACGTTTGCACAGAAACGAAAAGCGATGGGCATGACGAACGAGAATGGGCGCGTCTAGTTCAATGGCTGGCTGGGGACCCCGGATTTTTCTGTAAGGGAGCTTGGACCATtccccgccatccacccatccatcagCCTCACTGCTCTTGGCTGCCTTTCAAAACGTGAGACTTGCCCGATGGGTAAAGACACGTGGACGTTCTCAAacagaaccaacaaccaagagagagaaaagatgaATAGCTATTATATATACACCAGGACCTAGAGGATCGCTGGAGTTCTGCCAGCCCATTGATAGTAATATACAAGTTACGGATACAGTTAAAGCGCTTCTCTCTTCCTGCTTTGGACATCCCATCCGTCAAgcacccaccccttctcgCCAATATCTCACTGTGTACTTTCTATAACTCATCTCAACTCCCCAACTTCCCTCCACTCATCTCGTGTAAAAGTGCCAAAGCCTTAGGTAGAACAAATTTCCGCTACTGTCATGTTTTGTTGGAGCCCAATCCAGACCTGATGTTTTGACtcgaaagagaagaaaaacagCCTCTCCCGTTTCCTTATTCAGTTTCAATTGCGCCCCAACACCTTGCCGTGTGATAAAAGCCAAAATCCACCCAAAAAGAGAGAAATAAAAACGAGCGAAATCAATATCATCCACTGGTCCTATCCTGGGactcatcgtcgtcgtcttcttcatccaccTTTGTAGACTTCAATAAAGCCGCAGCCTCGCCTACTTCCATATCGTGTAGTCGTTTCTTCTGCTCCTGTTCCTTGATGATTTCTGTCTGCTTTCGCGCCCCATTCAAGTGCGG from Podospora pseudoanserina strain CBS 124.78 chromosome 7 map unlocalized CBS124.78p_7.2, whole genome shotgun sequence includes these protein-coding regions:
- a CDS encoding uncharacterized protein (COG:T; EggNog:ENOG503NZ0S), with product MPPDSDSDTTCTSTSTSCLPSTFSIPTLLALTPFLLTFLLVFSISLTKIFPHLASLQSRVSSSASSGISDGEDHFLPASAPLSLRQAHEEHASKSPRRKIAAYTFAGTLGLSAVLAELILAEVAEAIPTARTVGLRVTVPTLLVLLVGVIPFLEVQSVVGGFGVAVGEGWEGKRSRVAWGLQMGVLGVVGGGESGGGLSRACLERIGVIGILSMALLSGFASVSSPWHIFSDNRAYKRRPITDTDIARKQAGLDATSELLVTKKHRLRSLQRKAQMAEGVGGGQQQHHQGSNGIMGKVLGGIKAVTGGMGTSAEQAEIKALQMEISGLETMEANLAGSLAQLKARQKAHARDGTVVGRVLAVPQYVFAGYCVYRILATVLTTLKRNLSSYPSSLYSPSFSSSDPISRFLGLLAKHWDPKLDQLAWARQISFLLSGVILAASANSVLQTFRLFTKWMPGVLYQAQANLALLIGQIAATYVISAALLLRSSLPKEVGRSVGDALESALEPAFVDRWFEGWFLVASGLTAGGIWVGRRVSGGGGLGELGEEWDDFAGEEMGQKRS